In Marinobacter salinisoli, the DNA window TACCCTGTAGCGGCCAGCGACGACAAGAGCGCCAGCGAAACGGAGCTTAATCGCCCTGGTGCCGAGCCTCCAGCGCCCACTCAACCTGAGCAACCGAGAATCCGCGCCGGGTCAGAAAACGGGCCTGGCGCATTTTTTCATTCCAGTCCTCTCGCAAGTCATCGAGCCCAAACCGCTTGTCACGCAGGGACACCGCCCTTTCGCGCCAGGCTTGTTCGCTCACCTGCTCCAGGCAGTCAGGCGCAACATCTACCCCGCGTTGCTGCAGCTCAGCCAGAATGCGAAGCGGGCCATAGCCTAGGTCCATTCGCTGACGCGCATACACATCCGCAAACCGGGTATCGTCGAGCCACCCCTTCTGCTCATACTCGTCCAGAACGCGGTCGATAACCTCACGATCGATGCGGCGCTGACGCAGTTTCATCGTCAGCTCCATACGACTGTGCTCGCGCCGGGCCAGAAGTCGAAGCGCCACTGAGCGAGCCTTGTGGAGAGGATCGTCCTGATTTTCCTGTTTTGCCATTCAGCCCCTTCCCGCCTGTGCAATCAAAACGCTAGACTAGCCCCGGAATTCACGTTACCGGGTTTAACCGGTAACCGTACCCAGCCCCTCCTTTTTGTGAGGCGCTGATGGCCGGTGGCGGTTTACTGTGCCCGACACCGAGGACTGGTTTCAATCCCGAAAGGATACCTTCATGGCTGCATTCATTAAGAAACTGTTCAAATCCAAAAACGCTTCCAAACCTGCCCCGACACACCCGACTGAACAGACGGCGAAAGATCTTCACCAGCCAGATACCCGGGATACCCTGCGAGAGCAGCAGAACCAGATGCTCAATAACGGTCCCGACCAGCAGCAACTGGCAACGCTGGCCGTTGAAGGCGTAACAGCCGATATCCGGCTGAATGCAGCCAAACAGCTGGCCGACCCCGATTGCCTGCAACAGGTACAGAAAAACGCCAAAGGCAAAGACAAAGGGGTATACCAGGCCGTCCGGCAGACCATCCAGAGTCAACGGGAAGCCAAGGCCCGCGAGGAAGCTCGCTCAGCACTCATCGCAAACCTGATTCAGTCGGCCCAGGAGCAGGCCCGTAGCGAAGATACGAAGCTGTATGCGGCAAGGCTCGAGGCGCTACAGGCCCAGTGGCAAGAGGTGGAACAGCATGCCTCCGCTGAACAAGTGCAGGACTTCTGGGAAGCGCGACGACAATGCCAGGAACGTCTCGACACCATGCAGCAGGTGCGCGACGAAGAAGCCCGTCATACCGCCCAGAAGCAACAGCGCGCCGAAACTCTGGACCTTCTGAAAACGACACTGAACGACCTCCGCACGCACTCGCCGGATGATCTGCCGTCACTGTCTTCCCTGGACGCCCTGCAGAAAACCCAGGAGAACCGATGGCTGGAGGCTACAAGGGATACCGCGGTTCCGGACCCGGAAAAGAAAGCCTATAACGAATCGATGCTTGCCCTGCGCACCTATGTCAGCGCCGTTCGCCGAATTGCCCAGCACAAAGACGCGCTTTCTGCTTTGACCGCTGCGCAGGAGACTGCGGGCGAGAACAACAGCGACCTGAAAACTCAGGCGCAAGACCTGGTTGAGCAAATCAGCTGGCCGGAGGGCTACCCGCTGCCCGGCGCACTTCAGGCCGCGCAGAAACTGGCGCAAAAGCAGCCGCCAGCTCAGGCTGCTCCAAGCCGCAACGAACCTTCCAATGATGCAATCGTGGCCGAACTGGAAAAAACCATCACCAATCTTGAGAACGCTCTTGAGGGCAAGCAGTTGAAAGAATCCCGGCAACTGCTCAAAGCGGCACAGTCGGCATTCAAACGCCTGAATCAACGGGAACGCAAAGCCTTTCAAGCTCGCATTCAGCGCCTGAACGGCCAAGTAAACGAACTCAGCGACTGGCTGGGATTTGCCACAGAGCCTAAGCAAATCGCTTTGTGCGAGCAGATGGAATACCTGGCCGAGCAGCCCATGGAACCGGAAGCCAAGGCGGATCGCATCAAAGACCTGCAAAAAGAATGGCGTGAACTTGGGGGTTCGTCCGACCGCGCCCTGTGGACACGATTCAAGGAAGCCTCAGACCGGGCCTTCGAACCTTGCAGGGATTACTTCTCGGCGAAATCCGGCCTGAAACAGAGCAACCTCGAAAAACGCCAAAAAATC includes these proteins:
- a CDS encoding DUF349 domain-containing protein — encoded protein: MAAFIKKLFKSKNASKPAPTHPTEQTAKDLHQPDTRDTLREQQNQMLNNGPDQQQLATLAVEGVTADIRLNAAKQLADPDCLQQVQKNAKGKDKGVYQAVRQTIQSQREAKAREEARSALIANLIQSAQEQARSEDTKLYAARLEALQAQWQEVEQHASAEQVQDFWEARRQCQERLDTMQQVRDEEARHTAQKQQRAETLDLLKTTLNDLRTHSPDDLPSLSSLDALQKTQENRWLEATRDTAVPDPEKKAYNESMLALRTYVSAVRRIAQHKDALSALTAAQETAGENNSDLKTQAQDLVEQISWPEGYPLPGALQAAQKLAQKQPPAQAAPSRNEPSNDAIVAELEKTITNLENALEGKQLKESRQLLKAAQSAFKRLNQRERKAFQARIQRLNGQVNELSDWLGFATEPKQIALCEQMEYLAEQPMEPEAKADRIKDLQKEWRELGGSSDRALWTRFKEASDRAFEPCRDYFSAKSGLKQSNLEKRQKICDELETFLTQADWSAMDWKGAEKIHHTARQEWKAAWPVEFRDNRAVQKRFDDLLKRLEAPLDQEREKNEAQKKAIVEKAQALIEQEPLQDAINQAKDLQQEWKTIGITRHREDRKLWQAFRRACDQIFDRRDAQRNAHKEAIKAADEAATQALDDIGRCNESSAQSKLSDGLQRLNTLLSSDVSSTTREKLKAEVQRLKQALARQAMGETISHWQGLVAQSAEAKLDESAVPAHWPELARHLSHADYSELAIRAEILSGVESPAEEQQRRMEIQVRRLADGMGASEPSGSKMEELEKLVAGWCVDNASQQPDQSLTQRMSKAISALAGD
- a CDS encoding regulatory protein RecX, translating into MAKQENQDDPLHKARSVALRLLARREHSRMELTMKLRQRRIDREVIDRVLDEYEQKGWLDDTRFADVYARQRMDLGYGPLRILAELQQRGVDVAPDCLEQVSEQAWRERAVSLRDKRFGLDDLREDWNEKMRQARFLTRRGFSVAQVEWALEARHQGD